A single window of Gossypium hirsutum isolate 1008001.06 chromosome A10, Gossypium_hirsutum_v2.1, whole genome shotgun sequence DNA harbors:
- the LOC107895959 gene encoding uncharacterized protein, giving the protein MAHGDKDLKLDIENEPITGEEEEYQNRNPILGLKNMAELLLAKARGSFTQGSSDDGVSLSSDASNSGSVYAKNMQAMTSMNVVGHDHNIKDDGKENKLVKEKCKSLSNKKSPKPPRPPRSPSLDAADPKLIRELSELARLKRARIKRMKALKNMKITKGTPPPSRNMLALLFTILFCIVIIFQGMPSKGTPMASQGSHVPVRATERAPTSVSFLRNPVSNGLCWIEIKMLLVYLWSQKINLCCSTSYVSMEFTFCW; this is encoded by the exons ATGGCTCATGGGGATAAAGATTTAAAACTTGACATTGAAAATGAACCGATCACTGGTGAAGAAGAAGAATACCAAAACCGAAACCCTATTTTAGGCCTTAAAAACATGGCAGAACTGCTGCTTGCTAAGGCTAGAGGCAGTTTCACCCAAGGGTCGTCGGACGATGGAGTGTCTTTGTCTAGTGATGCTTCGAATTCAGGTAGTGTTTATGCAAAGAACATGCAGGCAATGACGAGCATGAATGTTGTGGGACATGATCATAATATCAAAGATGATGGTAAAGAGAATAAATTAGTGAAGGAGAAATGTAAAAGTTTGAGCAATAAAAAATCCCCTAAGCCTCCACGACCTCCGAGATCGCCATCATTGGATGCGGCCGACCCGAAGTTAATCCGAGAGTTATCCGAACTTGCGAGATTAAAGCGCGCGAGGATCAAGCGGATGAAAGCCTTGAAGAATATGAAGATTACTAAGGGAACACCTCCTCCTAGTAGAAATATGCTTGCCttgttgtttaccatccttttcTGTATTGTCATAATCTTTCAAg GAATGCCATCCAAAGGTACACCAATGGCTTCCCAAGGATCTCATGTGCCGGTAAGAGCAACAGAGAGAGCTCCAACTTCAGTTTCATTCCTTCGAAACCCCGTA TCTAATGGACTTTGTTGGATAGAAATAAAAATGTTGTTGGTCTATCTATGGTCACAGAAGATAaatctttgttgttcaacatcaTATGTTTCTATGGAGTTCACTTTTTGCTGGTAA